The sequence below is a genomic window from Longimicrobium sp..
ACCGGGCGCGAAGAGGACGCGGTGGACCAGCTCGCGGCGCTGGTCCTGATCGACGGCACCGAGGAGGGCGAGGCGGCGGCCGTCAACGGCGTGCGCGGCCTCCCCGACGACGGCGAGGAGGTGGACGAGCTGGTCTTCGCCGACGAGCACGCGCTCAGCCTGCAGCGCTTCTACAACGTCGTCTGCCTGATCTACGGCCAGAATCCCCAGTTCTACGCCGGCTGGGTGGGCGACGGCACCCTCCCCCAGGAGCGCGCCGAGCGCTGCCCCGCCGAGTACGACCGGGCCGTCCGCGCCTGGGACGCGCTCCTGGGCCCCTACCTGCGGGGGTAGACGGGCGGCCCCACGGGCCACCCGTCCGCATTCGCATCCCGCCGTTCGCCCCTCCCGCCGTTGCCCCGCCCGCCGATTCGGCTACGTTGTCGCGACATCGATCCTCGCCCGATTCCGCCGCACCCGACGATGAGCCGACGACCGCGCCCGACCTTCCTCCCGCTCCTCGGCGCCGCCGCGCTCGCGCTGGCGCCGCGCGCCGCCGCACAGGGCGACGCCGCCGCGCTGCGCACGCGCGCCGAGCGGACGGACTTCCGCGAGACGAGCCGCTACGACGACGTGGTCGCGTTCCTGGAAGCCGCCGACCGCGCATCGCCGCTCATCCACCTGACCACCTTCGGCTACAGCTTCCAGGGGCGGCCGCTCCCGCTGGCGGTGGTGGGCCGCGTGCGCGACGCCTCGCCCGCGGCCGTGCGGGCGAGCGGGAAGACGGTGGTCTACCTCCAGGGCGACATCCACGCCGGCGAGGTGGAGGGGAAGGAGGCGCTGCAGAACCTGCTGCGCGAGGTGGCGGCCGGGCGGCACGCGGCCTGGCTCGACTCGCTGGTGCTGCTGGTGGCGCCGATCTTCAACCCTGACGGCAACGAGCGCGTGGCGCTCACCAACCGGCCGCACCAGCACGGCCCCGTGGCCGGGATGGGGACGCGCAACAACGCGCAGGACCTGAACATCAACCGCGACTTCACCAAGCTCGACACCCCCGAGGCCCGCTCGCACGCGCTGCTCCTGCAGGCGTACGACCCGCACGTGCTGCTGGACCTGCACACCACCAACGGCACCTACCACGCGTACCAGCTGACGTACGCGCCGCCCCTGCACCCCAACACCGACCCGTCACTCGCCGCGATGGTGCGCGGGCGCTGGCTGCCGTGGGTCACCGAGCAGGCGAAGCGGGCGCACGGGTGGGACTTCTACCACTACGGCAACGTCCCCACCGCCGAGAGCCCGTGGGCGGCGCCGCGCGGGTCGGAGCGCGGCTGGTACACCTACGACCACCGCCCGCGCTTCAGCAACCACTACTGGGGCCTGCGCAACCGCTTCGGCATCCTGAGCGAGACGTACGCCTACCTCACCTTCCGCGCGCGGATCGAGGTGCAGCAGGGCTTCGTGGAAGAGGTGCTGGACTACGCCGCCGCGCA
It includes:
- a CDS encoding M14 family metallopeptidase; the encoded protein is MSRRPRPTFLPLLGAAALALAPRAAAQGDAAALRTRAERTDFRETSRYDDVVAFLEAADRASPLIHLTTFGYSFQGRPLPLAVVGRVRDASPAAVRASGKTVVYLQGDIHAGEVEGKEALQNLLREVAAGRHAAWLDSLVLLVAPIFNPDGNERVALTNRPHQHGPVAGMGTRNNAQDLNINRDFTKLDTPEARSHALLLQAYDPHVLLDLHTTNGTYHAYQLTYAPPLHPNTDPSLAAMVRGRWLPWVTEQAKRAHGWDFYHYGNVPTAESPWAAPRGSERGWYTYDHRPRFSNHYWGLRNRFGILSETYAYLTFRARIEVQQGFVEEVLDYAAAHAGAIRRAAAAADGQDLRGRELAVRARLVRTGPATILMGEVDEERNPYTGEPMLRRKDVRRPERMPEFTAYEPSETERVPDAWLVPPSLGTVIDRLRAHGVRMEPLAREAVMAVEEFRIDSASTAAQASEGHRERTLHGRWQRVERTVPAGTLRVPANQPLGRLAFTLLEPRSDDGFAAWGLLDRALEGANAYPVLRVPATAPRD